One genomic window of Tetrapisispora phaffii CBS 4417 chromosome 13, complete genome includes the following:
- the FAD1 gene encoding FMN adenylyltransferase (similar to Saccharomyces cerevisiae FAD1 (YDL045C); ancestral locus Anc_3.146), with protein MASLEETSQHCNDIVESYLRLSPNESEFIKCTQDAINETKRCILDEIFCKWCPFSGEISLSYNGGKDCQVLLIVYLSCLWEYYKKGSQASFPLAELPAAFISLEECFPKLQDFIEFTAMKYHLNLYKSPLHPDKKIKMADAFDIYLNEFPRIKGILIGIRRTDPFGEKLVPIEKTDSGWPEFMRLQPILHWSLASVWSFLIYSNEPICELYSMGFTSLGKVTETDPNPYLMIENDKDHNRSNRFNWEEEHAFQNQKELNKENIESDYELVNVTETSIHTAGNQIHRDTKYYPGWYLTDDKLERCGRIKPAECYPQAPT; from the coding sequence ATGGCATCTTTAGAAGAGACATCCCAGCATTGTAATGATATTGTGGAATCGTATTTAAGGTTATCACCCAATGAAAGTGAGTTCATTAAGTGCACACAAGATGCTATCAACGAAACTAAAAGATGCATATtagatgaaatattttgtaaatggTGTCCCTTCAGTGGTGAGATATCGCTATCATACAACGGTGGTAAAGATTGTCAAGTATTATTGATTGTGTATTTAAGTTGCCTTTGGGAATATTATAAGAAAGGGTCGCAAGCTTCGTTTCCATTGGCGGAACTACCTGCAGCATTCATCTCATTAGAAGAATGTTTTCCCAAATTGCAAGACTTCATAGAGTTCACTGCGATGAAGTACCATTTGAACCTATACAAATCGCCCCTTCACCCTGACAAGAAGATAAAGATGGCTGATGCATTCGATATATATCTGAATGAATTCCCAAGGATAAAAGGTATACTGATTGGTATCAGACGGACCGATCCATTTGGAGAAAAGCTAGTGCCAATTGAGAAGACTGATTCCGGTTGGCCTGAGTTCATGAGGTTGCAACCGATTCTACACTGGAGTCTAGCAAGCGTTTGGagttttttaatatacaGCAATGAGCCAATCTGTGAACTGTACTCGATGGGATTCACATCGTTAGGGAAAGTCACCGAAACAGACCCTAACCCATACTTGATGATAGAAAATGACAAGGACCACAACAGAAGCAATAGGTTCAACTGGGAGGAAGAGCATGCTTTTCAAAACCAAAAAGAACTTAATAAGGAGAACATCGAATCTGATTACGAGCTAGTAAATGTGACAGAAACGAGCATCCACACTGCTGGGAACCAAATCCACAGGGACACGAAGTACTATCCTGGATGGTACCTCACAGACGACAAACTCGAAAGGTGTGGCAGAATCAAACCAGCTGAATGCTACCCACAAGCACCAACATGA
- the MRP10 gene encoding mitochondrial 37S ribosomal protein mS37 (similar to Saccharomyces cerevisiae MRP10 (YDL045W-A); ancestral locus Anc_3.145): MSGKAPVVRLPPLPRLKVKKPIIKQETNKCLVLMSNLLQCWSSNGHMSSSCEGIAKELKGCTAVNAMGGKHNDQKSNINYHAARLYDRVGGKHHD, encoded by the coding sequence ATGTCAGGAAAAGCTCCCGTGGTCAGATTGCCTCCATTACCAAGACTAAAAGTCAAGAAACCTATCATTAAACAAGAAACCAACAAATGCTTAGTGCTCATGTCTAATCTACTGCAATGTTGGTCGTCCAATGGCCATATGTCCTCCTCATGTGAGGGTATTGCTAAGGAGTTGAAGGGATGCACTGCTGTGAATGCTATGGGTGGTAAACACAATGATCAAAAAAGTAACATCAACTACCATGCTGCTAGGTTATATGACAGAGTGGGTGGGAAACATCACGATTGA
- the SDH5 gene encoding succinate dehydrogenase assembly factor SDH5 (similar to Saccharomyces cerevisiae EMI5 (YOL071W); ancestral locus Anc_3.144): MLSRLMCSPTNVASVTSATSRLVTRTSLVRRFSQNDDDVLARVKVAPIKRVNEPIETKKARLIYQSRKRGILETDLLLSRFAAKYLKTMTPQQLDEYDSLLNELDWDIYYWATKNYKTTPLPDRWKHSEVLAMLQEFSKNKDKEILRMPELDKY, translated from the coding sequence ATGCTGTCAAGATTAATGTGTAGCCCCACCAATGTGGCTAGCGTGACTAGTGCAACATCCAGACTGGTGACCAGGACCTCTCTCGTGAGAAGGTTTTCTCAGAATGATGACGACGTCCTGGCCAGGGTGAAAGTGGCACCCATCAAGAGAGTGAACGAGCCCATAGAGACCAAGAAAGCTAGGCTGATATATCAGTCCAGGAAGAGAGGCATTCTCGAGACGGACCTGTTGTTGTCCAGATTTGCTGCGAAGTACCTCAAGACTATGACCCCACAACAACTCGACGAATACGACTCGTTGCTGAACGAGCTTGACTGggatatttattattggGCCACCAAGAACTACAAAACCACTCCGCTGCCTGACAGATGGAAACACTCAGAAGTGCTGGCCATGTTACAAGAGTTCAGTAAGAACAAGGACAAAGAGATCCTAAGGATGCCAGAGCTTGACAAGTACTAA
- the NPC2 gene encoding sterol transporter (similar to Saccharomyces cerevisiae NPC2 (YDL046W); ancestral locus Anc_3.143), with the protein MLKLWVWALLFQLSTVWSFQINAPFFAKGQPPVTDKEPIPGDSSLQHCDLAISQVVDITQVNLSPNPPARGKDLTISASGTVASVVGEGSYVDVEVRLGYVKLLTQKFDLCQMLSDNDIAGLGECPIQKGAYSLTKAVRIPDEVPPGKYTVLARAYNEHGELLTCITGDIVFPVDML; encoded by the coding sequence ATGCTGAAACTGTGGGTGTGGGCTCTGTTGTTCCAACTCTCTACCGTCTGGTCGTTCCAGATCAATGCTCCTTTCTTCGCCAAGGGCCAACCGCCAGTCACCGACAAGGAACCTATCCCGGGGGACTCGTCGTTGCAACACTGTGACCTGGCTATCAGCCAGGTGGTCGACATCACGCAGGTCAACCTGTCTCCAAACCCACCTGCTAGAGGGAAAGACCTGACCATTTCTGCCTCGGGAACCGTGGCCAGCGTCGTCGGCGAGGGGTCGTACGTCGACGTCGAGGTCAGGTTGGGCTACGTCAAGCTGCTCACTCAGAAGTTTGACCTCTGTCAGATGCTCAGCGATAACGACATCGCTGGCCTGGGCGAGTGTCCGATCCAGAAGGGTGCCTACTCGCTCACCAAAGCCGTACGCATCCCAGACGAGGTGCCTCCAGGCAAGTACACCGTTCTCGCCAGAGCCTACAATGAGCACGGCGAGTTGCTCACCTGCATCACTGGCGATATCGTGTTCCCAGTGGACATGCTTTAA